The following proteins are encoded in a genomic region of Cryptomeria japonica chromosome 11, Sugi_1.0, whole genome shotgun sequence:
- the LOC131069730 gene encoding glycolate oxidase 1: MEIVNVSEYEAVAKQKLPKMVFDYYASGAEDQWTLKENRSAFERIRFRPRILIDVTHVDMATTVLGFKISMPIMIAPTAMQRMAHPEGELATARAASAAGTIMTLSSWATSSVEEVASTGPGIRFFQLYVYKDRHVVAQLVRRAEKAGFKAIALTVDTPRLGRREADIKNRFTLPPHLTLKNFEGLDLGKMDKSTDSGLASYVAGQIDRSLSWKDVKWLQTITKLPILVKGVLTAEDTRLAIQAGAAGIIVSNHGARQLDYVSATISCLEEVVKAAQGRIPVFLDGGVRRGTDVFKALALGASGIFIGRPVVYALAAEGEAGVSKVLQMLRDEFELTMALSGCCSVREINRNYIQTETDMIRSSSRL, translated from the exons ATGGAAATCGTCAATGTATCCGAGTATGAGGCTGTGGCAAAGCAGAAGTTGCCtaaaatggtatttgattattaTGCCTCTGGTGCTGAAGATCAGTGGACTTTGAAAGAGAATCGCAGTGCTTTTGAAAGGATCAG GTTCCGTCCACGGATATTAATTGATGTAACACATGTGGACATGGCTACCACTGTGCTGGGGTTCAAAATATCGATGCCTATAATGATCGCTCCCACAGCCATGCAGAGAATGGCTCATCCTGAAG GAGAGTTGGCTACAGCGAGAGCGGCATCAGCTGCGGGAACTATAATG ACACTGTCGTCATGGGCAACATCAAGTGTTGAAGAGGTTGCCTCAACTGGACCAGGCATCCGCTTCTTCCAACTCTAT GTTTACAAGGATAGGCACGTAGTGGCACAACTTGTTAGAAGAGCAGAAAAGGCAGGTTTTAAGGCAATTGCACTCACAGTTGACACACCCAGACTGGGGCGAAGGGAGGCTGATATAAAAAACAG ATTTACTTTGCCGCCACATCTTACCTTAAAGAACTTTGAAGGATTGGATCTTGGGAAGATGGATAAG AGCACGGACTCTGGACTAGCCTCATATGTCGCTGGTCAAATTGATAGATCATTGAGTTGGAAG GATGTTAAGTGGCTGCAGACAATTACCAAGTTGCCAATACTTGTAAAGGGGGTATTGACTGCCGAGGACA CTAGGCTAGCCATCCAAGCAGGTGCAGCAGGTATAATTGTGTCAAACCATGGAGCCCGACAGCTTGATTATGTTTCAGCAACAATAAGCTGTTTGGAAGAG GTTGTAAAAGCTGCACAAGGTCGAATCCCAGTGTTTCTAGACGGAGGAGTTCGACGAGGAACAGATGTCTTCAAGGCATTGGCCCTTGGAGCCTCTGGTATTTTT ATTGGGAGGCCTGTAGTTTATGCTTTGGCTGCTGAGGGAGAAGCAGGAGTGAGCAAAGTTTTGCAAATGCTACGAGATGAGTTTGAACTTACAATGGCTTTATCAGGATGTTGTTCAGTGAGGGAAATCAATCGCAATTACATTCAAACCGAAACAGACATGATTCGATCCTCATCAAGGCTCTGA